CTCGCATCAACTAAGAAATCAATTTTAATTCTTTGGTAATTTGAACTGTAGTACATAATATCTTCATCCATTTTAAAAGTAGTCTCATTCCCAGAGGTACTCCAATTACCTTTATCAACAGGAATAACTACATTTGAAAAACCGTAGTAAGGTTCATCATAACCATTGAAAACACTTACAACTAATGTGTTTAATTCCTTAAATGTATCTAAATCCCTATAGTACTGGTTTGCTGTCATAAACAGCTCACTCTCTGAATTTTCAAGAGATGGCCCGGCCACAACATCATTTCCATTAATACTAATTGTTTCATAGCATCCAACAAGTTCTGTATAACCAAATGCATTTAGGCTCAATAAAAGTACTGATAGTCTTAGAATTAATTTCATAATTTCTCCTTTTCTTTCTATAGCTTAAACATTTTTCTTTGTTTTAAAAAGAAGAAATAAAAAAGCCCTCAATTGAGGGCTTCCTTTAATTATTTTCTGAATTTTATTCGCGATCTACTTAGCAACACCGATTGCTTTAGTTTCTCTAACCACTGTAATCTTAATAGTTCCAGGGTAAGACATTTCTTCTTCAATCTTCTTAGCAATATCTCTTGAAAGCATTACTGTTTGCTCATCATTTACAGAGTTATTTTCTACGATAACTCTTACTTCTCTACCACCAGAGATTGCGTAAGACTTAGAAACACCTTCAAAGCTATTAACAATTTCTTCAATATCAGTAAGACGTGAAACGTATGATTCCATCATTGCTTTTCTAGCACCTGGACGAGCACCAGAAAGGGCGTCTCCAGCAGCAACAATATGAGCAAGTACTGATTCAGGTTTTTCATCATCATGGTGAGCTCTGATCGCGTGAACGATATCTGGAGACTCTCCATACTTCTTAGCAAAGTCAGCACCAGTAACAGCGTGGGAACCTTCTGCTGAAGCATCAAGAACTTTACCAATATCATGTAATAGACCTGCACGTCTTGCTTGCTTAACGTTTAGTCCCATCTCAGCGGCCATGGCCCCGCAAATAAATGCAGCTTCAATAGCATGTTGGTATTGGTTTTGAGTATAAGATGTTCTCCAATTTAGAGCACCTACTAATTTTAAAATCTCAGGGTGAATCCCGTGAACTCCAATTTCCATTTGAGCTTTTTCACCGAGAGAGAGAAGTTGTTTTTCCATTTCAGTCTTAGACTTATCATGGAATTCTTCAATCTTAGCAGGGTGGATTCTACCATCAGCGATTAGTTTTATAATCGTCTGTCTTGCGATCTCTCTTCTAACGACATTGAAAGATGAAATAACGACAACCTCTGGAGTATCGTCAATAATTAAATCAACTCCACAGATTTGTTCGAACGCACGAATATTTCGACCTTCTCTACCGATAAGACGACCTTTCACATCATCTGATGGAAGCTCAACTGTAGAGATTGTTTTCTCTGCTACATGCTCTCCAGCAAATCTCTGAATTGCAATTCCTACAATTCTCTTCGCTCTCTCTTCTGCTTGGTCTTTAGCTTCTTCTTCTAGACGAACAAGCCTTTTAGAAAAATCTACTTTCGCATCTTCTTCCATTAAAGAGATCAACTCTTCTTTAGCTTGCTCCTCTGTAAGTTTTGCAACTTCAGTTAGCTTTACAACAATTTCTTCTTGCTTAGCTTTAAAGCGACCTTTTTCTTCGTCGGCAGCTCTTCTCGCTTTTTCGACTTCAGCCTCTTTATCGGCCATACGAGCTTTTTCTTTCTCAGCTTCTTCTAACTTTGTTTCAAGCTTAGCTTCTTTCTGAGTAATTTCTCGTTCTTGATCTTTAATTTCTTTAGTTCTTTGACTAATTTCTTTATCAAGATTTTGTTTTTCTTCTCTCGCAATTTCCTTAGCTTCTTTTCTAGCTTTATAAGCTAGATCTTTTGCTTTTTCTTTTGCTTCTTCGATGATCTCATCACCTTTTGATTTTCTTTCATTCAATTCCTTCGTTGCTTGCGCATTTCTAACGACAAATCCAGCTGCCGCACCAACGATTAGAAAAAGAACGGATGCAAGAATAACTTCCATACCCATCTCTTTACTCCTTTATTATTTCAAATCTCAATAACTTCCCTATCTGTGACAACCCAACTTAGATAACAATCGTGCTCTTCCATTGGGATCTCAGGTACTAGCTGCTCATCAAGACTTAAACCTATGGTTATACCTTTATAATTTTGTAAATACTTATCATAGTAACCGCGTCCTCTTCCAAGCCTCTCTCCCTTTCTTCCAAAGGCGAGTCCCGGAACAAGCAAGACATCTGGTGTGACAACCTTACTCTTTAAACTCGGTTCTAATATCTTTACTTTGAAACTCGTATTTTCAACTAAGTCCTCAAAGTTCGACTCTCTAAAAATCATTTCCGCCTGTTCATTAACACTTGGAAAAGCAAGAGTGCCTACTCTCTCTGCTATACTCTCAACGATATTAATTTCGTCATTTAGAGGTGCAAATAATCCTAAAACAATTTCATTGGAAAGGAGGCCTTTGGCCTTAAGAAGTTCTATTAGATTTTTAAAACAAAGTTGTGACTTTTCATTTCTCTTCTCATTGTCTAATTTCAACAACTTTTCTCGAAGATCTTTTCTAAGCTTTTCTTTATTCAAAATAAATTTCCACTCTTTCTAAAGAGAAGAATTAAATAGTAGAAGGAGACACTTCTTCAATAAATTGAAGGGCATCACAAGCCGTCATATGCAATTTTGATATATTATTTTCAAAATCTCTTTCAATAGAGATTTTTTCATTGGCTATTCTAAGAGCCGCAAGTGTTGCTACTTGACCTATATCTAATTGAGGAGACTTTTGTCTTATTTCCTCAGTTATTTTCTGCACATAACTCACAACTTCCCTGGCCGAAACACTCGCGTCTGCCTCATCAGCTGTGAACCTGATATTATATCCTAGTACGTTAAATTCTCTTTCTTCTCTTATACTTTCCATCTCTTAAATAGTACCCTCAAAGCTCTATTAGAGTCAATCAACTTAACCTTCTAATCGATGTCTAGAAGGGCATCTAAGTATTCATTTAAACTGAAAACATTCAGGTCTTCAACCTGCTCACCAACACCAATGTACGTAATTGGTACTTTTAACTTATCAACAATACCAATGGCTGCACCCGCTTTAGATGACCCATCGCATTTTGTAAAAATTAAACCTGATAATCCAAGAGTATTATTAAACTCTTCCGCTTGCCTTATAGCATTTTGTCCCGTTATGGCATCAATAACCAATAAGGTTTGATGAGGCGCTGACTCATCTAGCTTCTTAAGAACATCGCGACTCTTTTTCAGCTCTTCCATTAGATTTCCTTTAGTATGTAATCTTCCGGCCGTATCCAAAATACAGTAATCAGCCTTTGAGTTTAGGGCCGCTTGAAGTGCGTCATAACCCACTCCACTAGGATTCGCCCCCTCTTTTGCACGGATCATCTCTGCCCCTGCTCTTTTACACCAAACTTCCAACTGATCTACCGCTGCTGCCCTAAAAGTATCACAGGCCCCAACAACAACCTTTGCCCCCTGCCCCGTTAATTTTGTCGCAAGCTTTCCAATTGTCGTTGTCTTTCCTGCTCCATTTACGCCAACAATCATAATAACTTTCGTTTTCCCTTTATTGGATTCATCGAAATTATAGAGATCTGTATCCACATCTTTTTGAACAGTACTCATTTTTGAGTCTAGGAAATTTTTTAAGAAAGCTTTAAACTCTCTTTCTCCAAATCCCTCTTTCTTAGCCTCTTCCTCAAGACTTTCAATAAGCTCAGCAGCAATGGTTGGCCCAATATCTGCTCCATAGAGAAGCTCTTCAACTTCTTCCAAAGTGTCGTCATCTAAACCTTTTCCTGTAAAGATAACCCCTATTTTTGACCAAACTTCATTACTTGATTTTGAAAGTCCCTTTCTCAATCTTTCTTTCCAACTCGGACCAGTTGGAGCCACAGGCTCTTCTTCACGAAGAGGCGCTTCTTTGAAAGTTTCTACAACCTCTTTTACCACTTCCTTAGCTTCTACTTTTTCTTCTTCAAGTTTTTCAGAAGGCTTTCTAAATAGAAGAATACTACCCACAAGTACGAGGGCGAGAATTATTCCACCAGCTATATAGACATGGTTAGCATCTGCCACCAAAGTTTGACCCGAACGGTCATAGAGATTTTGTAGTAAGTTTACTAAATCAATCATTAAAAATCCTCTTGTGTATTTTGTGGTGTCATTGATATGTCATAGGCTCAAGAAAATCAACACATGGCGCGGTGAGAAAATGAAAGAAGAGACAAATCGTCTAGAAAAACTAAGAATGCTGTTTAAGCTGCAACAATATATTCGCGAGTTTTTCACTTCGCAGGAATTTATTGATGTACAAACACCACCCATTGTTCAAAACCCGGGAATGGAGACTCACATTCATCCCTTTCAAATTAAGAGCCCACATACAAAGAAAGATTTGAATCTCTATCTTCATACTTCTCCTGAGTTTCACATGAAGGAACTTCTCTCGCTTGGTTTTGAGAAAACTTTCAATTTATCTTACTGCTTTAGAGATGAGCCAAACGCCCCTCACCATCGCCCACAATTTCTTATGCTCGAGTGGTATAGAAGAGATGAATTCTACACAAAAATTATGACAGATATTGAAAGCCTCTTTAATTACTGCATTAAAAGATTTAAAACAGAAGGATTTAAGGTTCGAGAAGAGCTGCAATCCTACATACCTTTAAAGAAAACTATTCAAGAGGTTTTCCAAGAAATTTTAAATATAGATATCCTAAATTATTTAGAAAAAGATTCTCTAGCGAGATTAATTCGAGAAAACTTCAAACAAGTTCCACTTCCATCAGAAAAAGAACACGATAAGCTTTCATGGGACGATTATTACTTCTTATTATTTTTAAATGAAGTTGAGCCTAAGTTAAAAAAATATCCTTTCATACTTCTTTATAATTTCCCAAAGCAATTAAGTGCTCTTTCAACTATAAACAAAGATGACTCCAGAGTTTGCGATCGCTTTGAAGTCTACTCCTTTGGAGTTGAGCTTTGTAATTGCTTTAACGAACTCACAGACCTTTCCCAACTTAAAAATAGATTTTCAGAGCAGGCCTTACTAAAGAAAAATCTCTATGACTACCAACTTCCAGAACCTAGAGATTTCTACAACACCATGGAGACCCTACCCAATTCAAGCGGGATCGCCCTCGGCGTTGAAAGACTATTAATGAGCATTACAAATATTGAAAACCCATTCTTCTACTGATTGGTCGCATTGAATAACTTGTGCAATTTAATAATCACTTCTGACTTCACATGCTGAATTGGTACAAATTGCGCCCATTTCCTATGACGTTCTCTCGATGTGCTTTTTCTAATTTTGTTTGTAAAAAAAGCAGGGTATTTCTTTGCAGTATCTGCCGAAAAGACCGCGTACCAATCGTAAAACAAATTCACATCTTTAAAAAGAAGCTCATCTAATATTTCCAAAGTTTGCTCAACGAGAACTCTCTTTAGGGTAAAGAAGTTTGTTTTCTCTAGCGAGTCCTTTGAAATCTCCTTACTAATAAAGGTGGCTACATAGTACTTTGCAAAAGCAATTCCAGAGTCAGTCATTGGAGTGTCGTAATTTTCCATGGCAGCGTATGTATTATCAAGAACCAGAGCTCTATAAACTCCCTCTCTACTTCCACCTTGTGTTATAACATTCATCCATTTAGCGACATCATTATCATTTGGTTTTACTCTTCTCGCAGCTTCATAAACTTCAAAGAGAAATGATAAGTTTGCTTTATTCATTTGTTCTTTAGTAATATTCGTTTTTACCTTATCTACATACTCAGCTCTTGTAGACTTAGCGTCTTTATTTACCTTTGGGATTTCTGGAAGTTTAATGCTTTCTTCTTTTGATCCAAATAGCTTTACAGCAATTTCATCACCCAAGAATTGTTCCACATAAGGTCTTAACTTATCTGAAATCCCCTCTGCTTGAACGTTAGAAATACTTAAAGTAATCATTGCTGCCATTAAAATTTTCTTCATTTCATTAACCTTTCTTTTTAATAATATTTTTTGCGACTTCCCAGTCGCTTTCTAATTTTTTTGCTTTCTCCAAAATAAGAGGAAGAATTTTTTCGACAATTTCAGGATTCGTCTTCCAATTATCGTTTATTAAGGATAAAGATTGCGAAATAGCGGAAAGACCTGAATTTATATCGTGAATGACTTTACTCTGATCTTCCATCTTTATTTATCCTCTGTGAAATTCGATAAAATGCACTATTTGAAATTTTCAAAACACTTAGTGTTTTTCTAACTTTATCTTCATTACTCTTCAATGTAGATATGACAGCGTCTTCCTCAACTTTATCTAAAAAAGACTTCAACCCATTCATTTGAATAAATTCTAATTGCATTTTGCTTAGAATACTTCCCTCTATGATTGGAGTAAATTCGACTTCAGCAATATTTTCAATGTGACGACTCACCCCTAGAATATGTGCAGGAAGGTCTTTAGCTTCTATCACCCCATGAGACTTTGCCTGTAACATCTCTACAACCTTTCGAAGCTCTCGAATATTTCCGGGCCATGAGTATTGAATTAAAATATTCTTAGCTTCTGAATTTAGAACAACTCTCCTCTTTCCAAGCCCCAAGAAAAACTTTAGTAGAAGAGGAATATCTCCCTTTCTCCTCTCAAGTGGGGGAAGATCAATATTAAATCCTTCAATTCGATAGTATAAGTCTTCTCGAAAACTTCCTTCCTTTACCATCTCTGCTAAATTTTCGCAGGTAGCACTTACCAATTTAAAATTAGATTTTACTAATTTCTCACTTCCTAATGGGTAGAAAGATTTTTCATCTATCGCTCTTAATATTTTCTTCTGTAGAAGCATTGGCATCGTTGCAATTTCATCCAAGAAAAGTGTTCCTCCATCTGCGAGTTCAAACTTTCCTTTCTTACTTGTCTCTGCTCCAGAGAAAGCTCCTTTGGAATAGCCAAACAATTCTGCTTCTAATAGATTCTCTGGAATTTCTGAACAATTTAAATGAATAAACTTATCTTTATTTTCAAAAATCAGTTCATGAATGAGCTTGGCAATAAGAGTTTTCCCTGTACCGGTTGGACCTTTTAAAAAAACAGGTTTATTGCTTGCGACAACTTCATTTATCACTCTTAAATTTTCTATGAGAGAGTCATCCTGAGTCACATATCTAGTTCCAAAGAAGTTTCGAAGTGTAGACTCTTTAGAGAGTACTTTGAATTTCCTCAAAACTAGGGCAAGGGCCTCTTTATCAAAAGGTTTCGACAGATAATCTTCACACCCTCTTTTATAAGCCTCCGCTATATTTGAATCCTCTTCCCTTCCAGAGAGAACAACTGGGTAAGTTCCTTTCTTTTTAACAATTGGAATTAAATCAAGACCTGCCAAATCTCTTTCTAAATCCAAATCAATCCAAGCAAGATCAAACTTTTCATTTTCAAGTAATTCTTTTGCTTCATTTGAATTTTTTGCTTCCCTTACAAGTCCATGCTCTTTTAGTAAAGTCACTAGATTCAATCTGGATAATGCATCATCTTCTATAACAAGAAAATTCAATACCTTCTTACTCACTTCTAAGACCCCAATAATTAAACGTTTTATCTCTTATTTAATTGTATTTCTCTCCTGAGTTTTAAACAAATTTATATTTTAGGGAATACTTTTAACCCCTTGAAAGTTTAGAGAAGATTTAAAATATACTTTTTTTCTAAAAAAAATGAATAGTAGAGAATTTCAGTGCCCTAAATAACAGGCAATTTCGATCTGGTAATAGATCGGAACTAGGCAAGAATTTCCACTCAAGGCCTTGATATTAAAGTATGTTCTTAAGTTTCTAAATATCCGCTCAGAAAGTGTCGATAATAAGACTATGAAAACTTTATGGAAGATATCGACATTTTTAGTACTTTTATTCACCCTGACAGCGTGTATGCCGGATAGCCTCACGAAGTTTAAAGAGTCACCTACCAAAAAAGGAGATGACACAACTTCAAGTAGTGGTGGTTCTGGAGAAACAGACCCTTCTGCTCCCGTAGATGAGATTGTCACAGTATTATCCAATCTTCAAATTCCACAATTTGCAGACGCTATAAATGGTGACTTAATCTTGATTCAACTTGAGACAATTGGAACTTTAAAAGCAGGCGACACCATCTACTCTTCAGCAACAATGTTCAAAACTTCAGACAGAGGTGCAGCCAGAGTCTTACAGGTTGCCCCTGATAATAATAGTACTTCAGGAAAAGTTCTCGCTAGGATCACTCTTGGAGCAATTAGTGAAACAAATATTTTTAGAGATGGATACTTTATTGATAACTGCTCCCTAGGTTATGCGAACTGCTCCGTTGGTTCTTCTACAGCATCACGAATTTTATCGACATCGCTGTATTTTGACCCTTCGGGAGCACCTTCTTTTTCAAGAACAATAACAGTCGATGCGACTAACCCTCTTCCACTAGAATACGGTGTTCAACCAAACCTACCTCTTGGTGTTTCCTTAAATACTGAGACAGGAGAGATAACTGCACCAGTTGTGCCTTTTACAATCGCGAACACTTTTGATTTTTCAGAATATACCTTCTTCTCAAAAGTTACCAACGAGTTTGATGGAGAATTTGATGATCCAGAAGAAGTTACTGATGCAATCTTTAAGATTAGCTCACGAGTCGGAACACAAACAACGGCCATCTCAAATTACAATTTTGATTATAAATTATTAGATAGTGATCGCATTCTTTTAAAGGTTGCTAATACAACAGGTATCTACGCCAATGATGTTCTCTACTCTTGTATTTCAACAAATTTTACAAGCTGTAATACCAATACTGAGTACACTGGAATTGGGACAGTTTACTATGTCGATACTGCGAATAAAACTCTCTACATCAACGTTGATGATGTAAATGGTGCCGCGAACCCTAGTCAGTTTCTAGACGGATACTACCTTCATAAATCAAATGGATCACTCTTTACTGTTCAGACTGGTATTCCTTCTAGACTTTATAACTCTAGTACTACAGGAATATCCTTTTCACCAGAATGGGAAGTTGACCCTGTAGGAGATGGTATAACACCTCTCTTTAATATTGACTCAGTCATTCCTGGACTTACAATTGACGCAAACTCGGGTGTTATTTCATTAACTGCACCCATTCAATTAAGTACAGAAAATCAATACACTGTAACTGCAATTGATTCTTCAACTGGTGAATCAATTGCATCATATGTGTTTAAACTTGGGGTATTTGACCCTCCTAGTGGTATCACTTATTCAGGATCTTCATTTAGTTTAGGAATTGGAAAGGATAGTGTTAATCTAAATCCAGTACTCTCTCCTGTAAACTTTGCTGATACATCAAGTGTCTACTATAGTGTCACAGGTGCCCTTGTTGCTGGAGTTTCATTTTCTGAAAGTGATGGGATTTTTACAGGATCACCAACTGCTTATGACCCAGGAACAACTGTAACGATTGAAGGATACTATCCAAGAGCAGGGTCTACCCCTTTTGCTTCAACAACGATAAACTTTAAAGCAGGAACTCCGATCGATGAATTTTATTATCCACAGCTCGCAGGTGAATACCTTCAACTCACAGTTGGAGACGCTAGAGTCTTTACCTTAGGAGATAATGTTTCATCTTCAAATGGAGCAACAGGTGTTATTTCTTATATCGATGCTGGAACAAATCAAGTTGTTATTCAAGTCTCATCTACACTAACGGGAGCGCAAGTCTTTAAGAGAAATGACTTCTTAGACAATGCCATCACTTACTCATTCTTAAAAACTCAAGTTGCTGATGTCGTGCATATTTTCAATTCTGCAACTGGAGTACCTTCAAGACTACCTACTCTATATAATGACTTGAGTCCTACAACTCTTTCATTGGGAGAAGTAATATCTTACGACATCTCACCAACACTTCCTTCTGATTTTACGATGTTTAATAGCACAACAGGAGAAATTGATGGAGATGCATCTCTACCTCTCTCCCTCACAACTCCCAAGACATTTGTAATTCAATTAACAAATTCAATTGGTGAAATTGTTGCTAAAGAGTATAAATTCCTCGTAAAAAGTGCTCCTATTCAAGCGACAATTGGTCGCTACCAATTCATTAGAATTTCACAAAACTTTAATAACTTCTATATTGGTTCCCGTTTTCAAACATCTGGTGGGACAAAAGGACGTGTTGTACACAAAATTGGAAATTCTACATCTGGAGGTTTACTCGTAGATGCCCAAGGAACTATTGAAG
The sequence above is a segment of the Halobacteriovorax sp. JY17 genome. Coding sequences within it:
- a CDS encoding 5-formyltetrahydrofolate cyclo-ligase translates to MNKEKLRKDLREKLLKLDNEKRNEKSQLCFKNLIELLKAKGLLSNEIVLGLFAPLNDEINIVESIAERVGTLAFPSVNEQAEMIFRESNFEDLVENTSFKVKILEPSLKSKVVTPDVLLVPGLAFGRKGERLGRGRGYYDKYLQNYKGITIGLSLDEQLVPEIPMEEHDCYLSWVVTDREVIEI
- a CDS encoding amino acid--tRNA ligase-related protein codes for the protein MKEETNRLEKLRMLFKLQQYIREFFTSQEFIDVQTPPIVQNPGMETHIHPFQIKSPHTKKDLNLYLHTSPEFHMKELLSLGFEKTFNLSYCFRDEPNAPHHRPQFLMLEWYRRDEFYTKIMTDIESLFNYCIKRFKTEGFKVREELQSYIPLKKTIQEVFQEILNIDILNYLEKDSLARLIRENFKQVPLPSEKEHDKLSWDDYYFLLFLNEVEPKLKKYPFILLYNFPKQLSALSTINKDDSRVCDRFEVYSFGVELCNCFNELTDLSQLKNRFSEQALLKKNLYDYQLPEPRDFYNTMETLPNSSGIALGVERLLMSITNIENPFFY
- a CDS encoding sigma-54 dependent transcriptional regulator, yielding MSKKVLNFLVIEDDALSRLNLVTLLKEHGLVREAKNSNEAKELLENEKFDLAWIDLDLERDLAGLDLIPIVKKKGTYPVVLSGREEDSNIAEAYKRGCEDYLSKPFDKEALALVLRKFKVLSKESTLRNFFGTRYVTQDDSLIENLRVINEVVASNKPVFLKGPTGTGKTLIAKLIHELIFENKDKFIHLNCSEIPENLLEAELFGYSKGAFSGAETSKKGKFELADGGTLFLDEIATMPMLLQKKILRAIDEKSFYPLGSEKLVKSNFKLVSATCENLAEMVKEGSFREDLYYRIEGFNIDLPPLERRKGDIPLLLKFFLGLGKRRVVLNSEAKNILIQYSWPGNIRELRKVVEMLQAKSHGVIEAKDLPAHILGVSRHIENIAEVEFTPIIEGSILSKMQLEFIQMNGLKSFLDKVEEDAVISTLKSNEDKVRKTLSVLKISNSAFYRISQRINKDGRSE
- the zapA gene encoding cell division protein ZapA; translated protein: MESIREEREFNVLGYNIRFTADEADASVSAREVVSYVQKITEEIRQKSPQLDIGQVATLAALRIANEKISIERDFENNISKLHMTACDALQFIEEVSPSTI
- the ftsY gene encoding signal recognition particle-docking protein FtsY, with translation MIDLVNLLQNLYDRSGQTLVADANHVYIAGGIILALVLVGSILLFRKPSEKLEEEKVEAKEVVKEVVETFKEAPLREEEPVAPTGPSWKERLRKGLSKSSNEVWSKIGVIFTGKGLDDDTLEEVEELLYGADIGPTIAAELIESLEEEAKKEGFGEREFKAFLKNFLDSKMSTVQKDVDTDLYNFDESNKGKTKVIMIVGVNGAGKTTTIGKLATKLTGQGAKVVVGACDTFRAAAVDQLEVWCKRAGAEMIRAKEGANPSGVGYDALQAALNSKADYCILDTAGRLHTKGNLMEELKKSRDVLKKLDESAPHQTLLVIDAITGQNAIRQAEEFNNTLGLSGLIFTKCDGSSKAGAAIGIVDKLKVPITYIGVGEQVEDLNVFSLNEYLDALLDID
- the rny gene encoding ribonuclease Y — encoded protein: MEVILASVLFLIVGAAAGFVVRNAQATKELNERKSKGDEIIEEAKEKAKDLAYKARKEAKEIAREEKQNLDKEISQRTKEIKDQEREITQKEAKLETKLEEAEKEKARMADKEAEVEKARRAADEEKGRFKAKQEEIVVKLTEVAKLTEEQAKEELISLMEEDAKVDFSKRLVRLEEEAKDQAEERAKRIVGIAIQRFAGEHVAEKTISTVELPSDDVKGRLIGREGRNIRAFEQICGVDLIIDDTPEVVVISSFNVVRREIARQTIIKLIADGRIHPAKIEEFHDKSKTEMEKQLLSLGEKAQMEIGVHGIHPEILKLVGALNWRTSYTQNQYQHAIEAAFICGAMAAEMGLNVKQARRAGLLHDIGKVLDASAEGSHAVTGADFAKKYGESPDIVHAIRAHHDDEKPESVLAHIVAAGDALSGARPGARKAMMESYVSRLTDIEEIVNSFEGVSKSYAISGGREVRVIVENNSVNDEQTVMLSRDIAKKIEEEMSYPGTIKITVVRETKAIGVAK